Proteins from one Oscillatoria nigro-viridis PCC 7112 genomic window:
- a CDS encoding AAA family ATPase, with protein sequence MRPLELILEGFTSFHREQRLDFSQLDLFAITGATGAGKSSLLDAMTYALFGTTTRSGKQVSDLASQGSENLKVQLRFAVGSAQYRVTRRWRFRPKSPENKVILDNWQNGQWETLGTSIVAVQNTIEQILGMDFDTFTRAIVLPQGKFDEFIKGDTSKRREILRQLAGFEIFEQMRKETNELAKLLKQEREMVERQLADLSAPTADEVDQRRSQLLILEQQLPEFDRAVMKAQKDLDEEEQLFSQIARWQELQQQLAELNANSAEVTILAQRLERAQAANHLQGDWALLRSARSQYETAESASVAARKLLIKARSELAVEQQQFDAAKAKEEALAPQIKAREDALAAAKVYEEQRAQLEKEVALAQKNQQEKLRFFMAADKDLQAANNKIQGAGFRVTQAAAQLAQYAPGGKRLEQLQQISPLLMEVQLITKQQKTQQEQLDKSRAEKESAQQNYVEATTNLEAVELRLKECDRELESAQTANAEAARLESVAAVRMSLNPGDTCPVCGGVHPESDILPPLPNSNIVDVAGLRQKLAAANQVFQDAQRLAADRKSAVSACLQRESEIAQMLELTANRVAELQQQITQVLETPHWESLGLQQELAILKESDRQYRETEQQFQLASLEYDNFQERFNLAVANQAAKQQEYQDAIAESDRRQQQLQSCVNALYQITEYQPYANLAKVLEQDKQDLANLLKVAEKSYQTAQNKVIQAAEREQQAGEVFGRAQAQKQQLNLDWSAKLTAADFTEETFLAAVATVKEQSEWENVIRSHRESKIQLETRAKDLSEAIAGRTTDENNLAQVRSAKNTAQENLKQANNNRAELLAWIQVAAQNLEQAERLSQQITNFTEQEQTYHTLAQNLKSNEFQSYILEHLEAELVGSATLILQELTENRYKLKNQDGEYWVADNWNGGEARRVRTLSGGETFATSLSMALALSEKLSQGAHLGSLFLDEGFGTLDTETLESVTQILESLRQRERLIGVITHVRELGERLPAQVKVSKSPQGSKIEVKRV encoded by the coding sequence ATGCGTCCACTCGAACTTATTCTAGAAGGATTTACCAGCTTCCACCGCGAACAGCGTTTAGATTTTTCTCAACTCGATTTGTTTGCAATTACTGGTGCTACAGGTGCGGGCAAATCTTCACTGTTAGATGCCATGACTTACGCTCTTTTTGGCACTACTACTCGCAGCGGCAAACAAGTAAGTGATTTGGCAAGTCAAGGCAGCGAAAATTTAAAAGTGCAGTTGCGTTTTGCTGTGGGTTCGGCACAGTACCGGGTGACGCGAAGGTGGCGTTTCCGCCCGAAATCTCCCGAAAATAAGGTGATTTTGGACAACTGGCAAAATGGTCAATGGGAAACTTTGGGGACGAGTATTGTTGCTGTTCAAAATACCATTGAACAGATTTTAGGAATGGATTTTGATACTTTTACGCGAGCAATTGTTCTGCCTCAAGGCAAGTTTGATGAATTTATTAAAGGGGATACATCAAAACGTCGGGAAATTTTGCGGCAGCTAGCGGGATTTGAGATTTTTGAGCAGATGCGGAAGGAAACAAATGAGCTTGCCAAGTTGCTGAAACAGGAACGGGAAATGGTGGAAAGGCAGCTAGCGGATTTGAGTGCGCCGACGGCGGATGAGGTGGATCAAAGACGATCGCAACTTTTGATTTTAGAGCAGCAGTTGCCTGAGTTCGATCGCGCTGTGATGAAAGCTCAAAAGGATCTAGATGAAGAGGAACAGCTATTTTCGCAAATCGCTCGCTGGCAAGAGCTGCAACAACAATTGGCTGAATTAAATGCTAATTCCGCTGAGGTTACAATTTTAGCACAGCGTTTAGAAAGAGCGCAAGCTGCCAATCATTTACAGGGAGATTGGGCTTTATTGCGATCGGCTCGCAGTCAGTACGAAACTGCAGAAAGTGCCTCGGTGGCAGCGCGGAAGCTGTTAATTAAAGCTCGCTCCGAGCTGGCAGTAGAGCAGCAGCAATTTGACGCGGCAAAAGCCAAAGAAGAGGCACTAGCACCACAAATTAAGGCTCGCGAAGATGCTCTAGCGGCTGCGAAAGTATATGAAGAACAGCGCGCTCAATTAGAAAAAGAAGTTGCGCTTGCCCAAAAAAATCAACAGGAAAAACTCCGCTTTTTTATGGCAGCAGATAAAGACCTGCAAGCTGCTAACAATAAAATTCAAGGCGCGGGTTTTCGAGTGACTCAAGCAGCGGCACAGCTCGCACAGTATGCGCCGGGAGGAAAGCGCTTAGAGCAATTGCAGCAAATTTCACCCTTGTTGATGGAAGTTCAGCTAATTACCAAGCAGCAAAAGACTCAGCAAGAACAGTTGGATAAATCTCGGGCAGAGAAGGAAAGCGCTCAACAAAATTATGTGGAGGCTACCACTAATTTAGAAGCCGTTGAACTCAGGCTAAAAGAGTGCGATCGCGAGTTAGAATCGGCCCAAACCGCTAATGCGGAAGCGGCACGTTTAGAGAGTGTTGCTGCTGTCAGAATGTCGCTGAATCCTGGGGATACTTGCCCGGTGTGCGGGGGGGTGCATCCTGAGAGCGATATCCTCCCTCCTTTGCCGAATTCTAATATTGTCGATGTCGCTGGTTTGCGGCAGAAATTGGCGGCAGCAAATCAGGTTTTTCAAGATGCTCAAAGGTTGGCTGCTGATAGAAAAAGTGCGGTTTCAGCCTGCCTGCAAAGAGAGTCTGAAATTGCTCAAATGCTCGAATTAACTGCGAATAGAGTTGCCGAATTGCAGCAGCAAATCACTCAAGTCCTGGAGACTCCTCATTGGGAAAGCTTGGGGTTGCAGCAGGAGTTGGCAATCCTTAAAGAGAGCGATCGCCAATACCGCGAAACCGAACAGCAGTTCCAACTGGCATCATTGGAATATGATAATTTTCAGGAAAGATTTAATTTGGCGGTGGCGAATCAAGCAGCTAAACAGCAGGAATATCAAGATGCGATCGCCGAATCAGACCGCCGCCAGCAGCAGTTGCAAAGTTGTGTAAATGCGCTTTATCAAATTACCGAATATCAACCTTATGCTAATTTAGCAAAAGTCTTAGAACAAGACAAGCAAGACTTGGCAAATCTGCTGAAAGTTGCAGAAAAATCCTATCAAACTGCTCAAAATAAGGTTATTCAAGCAGCAGAGAGAGAGCAACAAGCTGGAGAAGTTTTTGGACGAGCCCAAGCCCAGAAACAGCAGCTAAACCTGGATTGGTCAGCAAAATTAACGGCGGCTGATTTCACAGAAGAGACATTTTTAGCAGCGGTTGCGACAGTTAAGGAACAATCAGAATGGGAAAATGTTATTCGCTCTCACCGCGAATCAAAAATTCAGTTAGAGACGCGGGCAAAAGATTTGAGCGAGGCGATCGCAGGCAGAACTACCGATGAGAATAATTTAGCACAAGTGCGATCGGCAAAAAATACCGCCCAGGAAAACCTCAAACAAGCCAACAACAACCGCGCCGAACTTTTAGCTTGGATTCAGGTAGCAGCCCAAAATCTCGAACAAGCCGAAAGACTGTCACAGCAAATCACAAATTTCACAGAACAAGAGCAAACTTATCACACCTTAGCGCAGAATCTAAAATCCAACGAATTTCAATCTTACATTCTAGAACATTTAGAAGCAGAATTAGTCGGCAGCGCCACATTAATTTTGCAAGAATTAACCGAAAATCGCTACAAACTAAAAAACCAAGATGGCGAATACTGGGTAGCAGATAATTGGAACGGCGGGGAAGCTAGACGAGTACGCACTCTTTCCGGCGGCGAAACCTTTGCCACTTCCTTATCAATGGCTTTAGCTTTGTCAGAAAAACTGTCTCAAGGAGCTCACTTGGGCAGCTTGTTTCTCGATGAAGGATTTGGCACTTTAGATACCGAAACTCTCGAAAGCGTTACTCAAATTTTAGAATCTTTGCGGCAGCGAGAAAGGCTGATTGGAGTGATTACCCACGTTCGAGAATTGGGGGAAAGATTGCCCGCACAAGTGAAAGTTTCTAAATCCCCCCAAGGTTCTAAAATAGAAGTTAAAAGAGTCTAA
- a CDS encoding metallophosphoesterase family protein, with translation MRIIHTADWHLGRRFRGIDRTSEIAIALEQILKQAKALDVDAVLVAGDIFDVPNPPAYAERIAYNFFCELQAAGIPAIAIAGNHDSASRIDSIAQLLSLAGVRALGKPRRSADGGTITLNTKSGKLCVGAMPFASEQRLLDANSLWQSGDADRRKDYREIVAYLIEDLTRDFRDNTVNILMGHMSIDGARLAKSEVAYYTREKYLLSSQTLPPEAQYIALGHIHIHQRISETSPAYYSGSLIQLDFGEAEQEKGFCLIEVEPGSQAKVEFKPVACHKPLKVLKCHNDNLDRTLQAHQYHPGFLKVIVELDSPQIGLADRVRQICSQALLIEPRYPDAALEPTEITNIDPNNFDPAAEFCNYYQNRLGTTPKPAVLEEFKTLYKKFKETVNN, from the coding sequence ATGCGAATAATTCATACTGCTGACTGGCATTTAGGGCGGCGTTTTCGAGGGATCGATCGCACTTCCGAAATTGCGATCGCCCTCGAACAGATTTTGAAGCAAGCAAAAGCATTGGATGTCGATGCTGTGCTCGTTGCGGGCGACATTTTCGACGTGCCAAACCCACCCGCTTACGCCGAACGCATTGCTTATAACTTTTTCTGCGAACTCCAAGCTGCAGGAATTCCCGCAATTGCGATCGCCGGTAATCACGATTCGGCATCCCGCATCGACAGCATCGCGCAATTGCTTTCCCTCGCCGGTGTTCGCGCTTTAGGCAAACCCAGGCGTTCCGCAGACGGCGGCACAATTACTCTCAATACAAAAAGCGGTAAACTTTGTGTGGGAGCGATGCCTTTTGCTTCCGAACAAAGACTGTTAGATGCTAATTCTCTCTGGCAGTCTGGCGATGCCGATCGCCGCAAAGATTACCGCGAAATCGTAGCATATTTAATCGAAGATTTAACCAGGGATTTTAGAGACAATACTGTCAATATTCTCATGGGACACATGAGCATTGACGGCGCTCGATTGGCAAAATCCGAAGTCGCTTATTACACGCGAGAAAAATACCTCCTGTCATCGCAAACTCTGCCGCCGGAAGCTCAGTATATTGCACTCGGACACATCCACATTCACCAGCGGATTTCTGAGACTTCTCCCGCTTATTATTCCGGTTCTTTGATTCAGTTAGATTTTGGAGAAGCGGAACAGGAAAAAGGATTTTGCTTGATAGAAGTTGAGCCGGGAAGTCAGGCGAAGGTGGAATTTAAGCCTGTGGCTTGCCACAAGCCGTTAAAAGTGCTTAAATGTCATAACGACAATCTCGATCGAACGTTACAAGCTCATCAGTATCATCCGGGTTTCTTGAAAGTAATTGTCGAACTGGACAGTCCGCAAATCGGACTTGCCGATCGAGTCCGCCAAATCTGTTCTCAAGCGCTGTTAATTGAACCGCGCTATCCAGATGCAGCCCTAGAACCAACAGAAATAACTAATATCGATCCCAATAATTTCGATCCGGCAGCAGAGTTTTGCAACTATTATCAAAACCGATTGGGGACGACACCTAAACCGGCTGTATTGGAGGAATTTAAAACTTTGTACAAGAAGTTTAAGGAAACAGTTAATAATTAA
- a CDS encoding DUF433 domain-containing protein, giving the protein MTLKELQPQLLALTPEEKAQAIQFLAQTLSNFWPGIQKTPGVMGTEACIRKTRIPVWLLVSYRRQSASDAHILEGHPDLSATDLVNAFSYAEAYPDEIERAIREQEEA; this is encoded by the coding sequence ATGACACTCAAAGAATTGCAACCGCAACTCTTGGCTTTAACTCCCGAAGAAAAGGCTCAAGCTATACAATTCCTAGCCCAAACTTTAAGCAACTTTTGGCCGGGGATTCAAAAGACTCCCGGTGTCATGGGCACAGAAGCCTGTATCCGAAAAACTCGGATTCCTGTTTGGCTGTTGGTAAGTTATCGCCGTCAAAGTGCCAGCGATGCTCATATTTTAGAAGGTCATCCCGATCTGAGTGCCACAGATTTGGTGAATGCTTTTAGTTATGCTGAGGCATATCCTGATGAGATTGAAAGAGCAATTCGAGAACAGGAAGAGGCATAA
- a CDS encoding ion channel yields MKIHRNHQPQARLVSRQGQFPLNIVKLGVPRLHFADLYHRLLTLSWPRFFILICLFYIVTNSLFALAYLAGGDCIANARPGSFPDAFYFSVQTMATIGYGAMYPRTDYANTIVAIQALFALWGVAMVTGLAFSRFSRPTARVIFSRVAVIAPFNGVPTLMYRTANQRFNQILEAQQRATLIRDEVTPEGEFMRRFYDLQLVRSHSPIFALTWTVMHAIEESSPLYQLTAQDLMEQQAEIVITLTGIDETVSQTIHARHSFVASEIMWNMRFVDILLKSATGGRVVDYTRFHDVKPVEEKL; encoded by the coding sequence ATGAAAATTCACCGCAACCACCAGCCACAGGCTCGTTTAGTCAGCCGCCAAGGACAATTCCCCTTAAATATTGTCAAGTTGGGAGTACCTCGCCTCCATTTTGCCGACCTCTACCACAGGCTGCTAACTCTTTCTTGGCCGCGATTTTTCATCCTGATTTGTCTCTTCTATATAGTCACGAATTCTTTATTTGCCTTAGCTTATTTGGCGGGAGGAGATTGCATTGCTAACGCGCGGCCGGGTTCTTTCCCAGATGCCTTTTATTTCAGCGTCCAAACAATGGCGACGATCGGCTACGGCGCCATGTATCCGCGCACGGATTACGCTAATACTATAGTCGCGATCCAAGCGCTTTTTGCTTTGTGGGGAGTGGCAATGGTTACGGGACTGGCTTTTTCGAGATTTTCTCGACCAACAGCCAGAGTTATCTTCAGCCGCGTAGCTGTAATCGCTCCTTTCAACGGTGTTCCGACTCTGATGTACCGCACGGCAAATCAGCGTTTCAACCAGATTTTAGAAGCGCAGCAGCGAGCTACTTTGATCCGCGATGAGGTAACGCCGGAAGGAGAATTTATGCGGCGTTTTTACGATTTGCAATTGGTGCGGAGTCACTCTCCGATTTTTGCCTTAACTTGGACGGTTATGCACGCAATTGAGGAGAGCAGTCCTTTGTACCAACTTACTGCCCAAGACTTGATGGAACAGCAAGCGGAAATTGTAATTACGTTAACAGGAATTGACGAAACTGTTTCGCAAACTATTCATGCCAGACATTCTTTTGTGGCGTCTGAAATTATGTGGAATATGCGGTTTGTAGATATTCTTTTGAAATCGGCAACGGGAGGGCGGGTGGTTGATTATACTCGGTTTCACGATGTGAAGCCTGTTGAAGAGAAGTTGTGA